From the Juglans microcarpa x Juglans regia isolate MS1-56 chromosome 3D, Jm3101_v1.0, whole genome shotgun sequence genome, the window CCAGTGGTGGTACTCACATCTGGTATTGAGGCTGATTAAGGGACTGCCAAAACTTCTATTTCCTTGCAGTCCATGATTATGTGCACCCATTGTAGAAGGGcgacacacatgcacacactaAAGAACAAGCATCTTGCTCAGTTTAATTTCTGGTTATTTTGCAGACATTTGAAGCTTCAAGAGTGTTTGAGCACTTAGTAAGTTTGGGTGTTAAACCAAATGCAATGTCATATTCATTGCTTGTTGATGCTCATCTCATCAACCGAGATCCAAAAGCTGCTCTCTCTGTGATCGACGAGATGGTAActgcattttttatttggtttgtgTTTTCCAATTTGGTCTGTTATCTATGGAAACAATCTAATGTCCTGTGTAATGAACCTGTTGATCAGGTAACTGCTGGATTTGTACCATCGAAAGAAACACTTAAAAAGGTCCGAAGGCGTTGTATTCGTGAGATGGACTATGAGCAGGATGACCAGGTACAGGCCCTGGCTAGAAAGTTCAAGATTCGAATGGGTGCAGAGACTCGCAGGGACATGCTGTTTAATCTCGAGTACAACACCGGTTTCGTCAGATAGGTAATGAACACAATTTATGAATACATacatcaaagaataaaaaagtagTTATTCTCGTGGCCTGAACCAGTCCTGCTGACCTAAAGCCAATGTATTTCAAATTTGGGCTATTCTCAAGTacattgtttaattttttttattggcaccgggtgttgAAGAACAATGTCCAGACTAATTCTGGGGTGCACAATCCCTCGGCAAAGAGTtttctgcaagtgcacctcaaaCAATTCAAGGGGAAATTCCCCTAGTCCAATGGCGCTTAGAaatgtttgcacccaagaggattcgaaTCTTAGACTTGGAGGAAGAATACCACCAAGACCGAGACCCTTACCTCtcgagccaacccctaggggtttggGGGAAGAGATCAGGCAGTTTTATGTTGCAAGTGCCTAGTTTCACTGTTCAGAAGATCACAGCCAATACCTAAAAGTTTGTCTTTGTGGCACATCATTTCAGTTTTAAAGTTTGTCCTGTGAATGTATTCCGTCTTGGCACAAAAGATAGTTGCTACTCGGTTTTTCATAAGAAAAGAGGACTAATATATGCTTGAAGCATGAAGTAGCATGCCATACATCAACCGTGTATGTGCTTATTAGTCATTGTGTTTTTGCTTGCAGATCTGCCTCTTTTTGGTCTGGAAAATCTCAGTGCTAAAAATTTGGTCGCCAAATTTACAAAGTTGTCTAGCTTCTCTCTCAATGAGATTTCATGCTTTGTAAATTATCAGATAGTTCTCAGATTTTGAGTCATGGCATGATTTGTTGGAATCAAAGTGCCCTACAGCATCATTTATACTTCTATGTATTCTTTCCATGCtttctgaaaaaaaatgtagaaattcTAGAGGGCACTGACTTGCTAAACGAGAGAGTTTTGAATGTTGAAGAATAATTTAAGAGAAAACCAGTAATTCAAAATATCTGGAGTAGGCATTTCGATTTCCATGTCAATACTTTGTGGGTTGTTATGCTGTGGCATGGACATTGAAATGCAATAGTTGAATCCGAATAACCTGCTTAAATTGTTCATATGATCAATTTACAACACATTGAGGGTTGAACATTGTGATTGTCAGAGCATTGCCTTTTCTGCTTATAATGCTAAACTTAATAAGTTCAGTGAGCGGCTTGATGTAGGATATGCTGTTTTCTGCCACAATTGAGTGTTTCTTAATAATGTTCTCTGTCTTAAGCATGTTGAGGTAGGGCATGAAAACGTAGGAGAACAATTCAATGTGGTATTGACAATCTGTAAACTACTCTCTATTGGTAATTCAAATAAGGTTTTCTGCATATGTGACTTTTGTCTTCATTTTACTCGTGAAGTTGCTGAGCCACAAAATAGATCAGCTAACATCTAGTAAAGACGCTATTGACTGATGAAGCTGAGAAAGAGGACAGATCATGAGAAGTCAATGTATCAGTTAATCCTTGGTATATCCTCTCCTCTATTAATGTAAATAGTTCTAATCCCGACGTGTGCACCATCTGAAGAGGTTGAAATCATGTGTTtctaggttgcgtttggatgttgagatgagttgagttttttatgaatattagtaagttgagatgatgaagtaAGTTTTGTGAGGTTCACTTAAGATGCGTTtagatatgtttgaatgttaaaatgagtttagatatatttatgagaatttgaaaaagattgCGAATCCCGCGTGTAAAAAGgtgtttaattaaaaaaagattgtaggtctcacgtgtaaagaggttttgaactaagatgagtttaatgatttgagaattgGGTGTTTATATGTGattaagtttaaaattagactaaattgAGTTCATCTTAATATAGTCCAACATCTAAAAGGGATCTTATTCTCACGGGTGCCTATTAGAGGACACAAACATGTTTCAAAAGGAAACAAGATgcggagaaagagaaaaatgtacGTGTCGGAAAAGAGAGGAAAGTTACGATAAGCATATATTTTAGTGCAAATTCATGGAATAAAATACAACTtcgattatttattttaaaaaaattacaacatcgAAACAACTCAGAGAGGCTAAAATACAAAACGAGTTTGTTGAATTTGTTATTTCTTTCCTCTATTTCCtagatattattttaatggaAGCGATCACGCAAAGTTTGAGAAGTTGAACCATCCAATTTAAACAGCAGCAGCCGTCTGACCCTGAACTCACCAACTACTTTATATGGGCTTCCTTGCTACCCTCATCGATATGAAGAAGGGTGTAGCCCTATGATTTGGAAGTTGCAGCAGCCTTCTGAAAATGGTTAGTGATAAATCATGAGGTCAAAGAGAAAATGGTTTCGAAAGACCTGAATAaagatgaataataatttgGTCATGAATTTCATTCAAGTTCATTCCAAGTgctaaaattttggaaaaaaccaGTGGAATTTAAAATAACAGTTGCACTTGTCAATGGTTCATGTTAAGTAGaaaacaacctttttttttttttttttttttaataaaaaatgctcTTTAGTCTCCTTGAGAACAAGTAGTCCATAGCTACCCTAAGGTGTGATAATACAATATATTACAGAAATAAGAGAAATCGTAcccttttttcctcttccaggTTTGCCTTTATTAGGGAGTAGATGGCAACACCTGCAATCGCTACAGCAGTACCAATCCCAGTTTGTGTGGATATCCTATTGCCTGACAAATTTTGCAGTCATAGGAAAATGAAAACATCATGTCAAATATAAGATTTTCAAATGACTGAAAATTCTGTCTGCTTGTTTAATacttcatataaatggcatcgATAAACAGTGAACAATTACCGAATACAACAATGGAGAAACCGATGACGAAAACTCGCTTCAAAACATTTCCAACTGCATGTGTAAGTGGTGCAACCCTTTCTAAAGTGTTGGTAGCAAGCTGCAATTGCAAGTTCAAACCTTAAGTAAGTCAACAGATATGGGTACAACAAAATGCTTCATCTTTCAAGCTGGGGCCAGAGAGATGGAAAATGTTTCAGTTTCAGCAAATTCGAGTCACATCATGTTTCTACAAGACACTGAGACAAGGTCGCAAGACCACAGGTTGCGTAAACATCCCAGATAGAGGCACGTGATATTCATTCCTGTTCCATTCAATTAGTATAGGCCTATATTGCTAACCCAGACAAAGGTTGAAACCAATCAGAAAAGTTCGAGATGCCGACATCAACAGCTATCAAAACACACTTAAGAAGGATCTGTGGCACATGGCATGTCTATGGCATACCTGATTGTAGAGATGATAAAACATTCCAATCCAGAACAGATCAGACAAGAATTTGTATAGGCCCACTTTGGCAATAGCATCCCTAAAACCATGTTGCATCAGTTGGGGGCCCTCAATCTGAAAGCAATGCAAGGAATCccatagttatatatatatatatatatatatatatatatatatataaacatttaatGAAACATTAAGCTTATCAAAACTTAATAATGGTTCTAATTTGACTTACAAGTACTGCAGGTGGAATGCAAACCAAGAGGGCAATGATTGAAATATAAGCATACACATTTGTGCTGTCCATTCCTGTCTGTTACAATCAAAGTGGTTGAATCAAATGTATAGACAATCAAAGTGGTTGAATCAAATGTATAGACAAtctttccaaaaatatatttctagttACAAAAGTCTCAGTCATTGCATGGTATGAAGTAAGATCTCAAAGGGTGTATTGTAATTCTATTATATATGACTATGGTGCTTTGCAAAAAGTTACAACAATTGGCCGTGCCTAAGACATCACCTcaatcaactcaactcagcaATGCCTTGCCGCTAAATGCAGTTATGTAGGAGTCATTTCACACATCAAAGACAGCATTCAGTGACGGGTCATTTAACAAGTCAAACACAACTGTACTGAAAAAAAGTTTTCCTTAGAACATGCATATTTCAAAACATGCCTTCGATTTTCAAAAGATTATCATGAATTGGACAGATTCTGATGTAAGGATATTTATTGGATAATGAAACTCCATAGGGTTGCTCTCTCATACGAAATCCTTCcatcaatttcaaatttcatgaacTAGACCAAAGAGCATGAAATAAAACCAGGCACTTGAGCCTAGAAACTATACTGTAGACCTCATAAAACGAATAACAGAAATGACTTGTTAGCAAGTAGAACACTAGCTGAAAGCTCTTACCATTGCCTTCTTTGAATAGATACTCCTGTAGGTGAACGCAATGTTGGAAATCATTGCACTGATGAAACCAGTCCAGTTGAAAGAAAGTTCAGTTAATGAGGCCATTGATACACCTAAAAAAGAAGTCACAGATTGATTATCAGCTGATGACTTATAAAAGCTTGCCTTTATACTGGATTCAGATTAAGAAGCAAATTGGCAATGTCCTTGAGAAATTGGCTGCAAATGCATACTGTAGATGCACACATACAGTGCATATAAAAAGGAATATAATATAAGAGTGAAATGTCCTGTGTGAGCACTATCAAATCAGGCTTCTATTTTTTctgtaaaagagaaaatagaagTTTGAAGAATTACCAATAACTACAGGGGCCAATGATAGCCACAGTGACAGGGGAATTTGATGGCCCAAAACAAACTGAGAAGCAGCAGCATTGAAGAATGGCTCCAGGGCTgcagaaaaaaaatcaagactAGTAAGAGAAAGATCAAATCAATGGTCAGATACAATTGTTCAAAGAGGCATACGCACAACTTAAACATCAAAGTAGTTTAGcagaattaaaataaagaaactttGATGACAAACTAAAGCATGCAAGTCAAAGAAATCATCAGTAGATGTATCTATTTGACATATCAATGGGATTTTATGACAAatgtttgtataaaaaaaatcaaaccgcATCATCACAATCATCGAGCCCAAGGAGATGATGATGCACAACAGACTTTAAGCATCACCATCAGCACCCTTCTTTTAGCTCAAATGTTACTAGGACAACGAACTTTTAATTCTGGAACATACAAGTTGAACATATGATGCTGACAACTGCCACCGAAACAATATAGCCTCATGCCTATaaagatctcataaaaagtGTAGATACGGACATGCATGCCTACACTTAGAGGTATTTCAAGGACTTCCATCAGAACCAATAgacataaaataatgatataagcATAAAAAGCTTTAATGATACACTTAGAGGAAAATTTTATACCTTTAATTGTGTGTGTAAAAGATACGGCAACAGCTGCAAATGATACATTGGACATGACATGCCCAAGGGCATGACAGAATGCCACAGGAGTCAGTACTGCCAAGAGATCCTTATCAATTGGCTGGTTGCAGGGGAAACTAAGTCATTAGTACAAGTGATAATGCATGTATCTGGAGAAGAAAAGATGGAACATGAAGAAATCAAGACTTACAGCACGTTTTGGTAGACCAACAGCCCAAGAAACAAGACAGTACACCACTCCAACTAGAAGATGTACAACAGAGACAAAGCTGCaaagatataaaatatgtttCAAATGGCGATTTGTCAAAAGCTATGGTAATGGAAAAAGTGAAGTTGAAGCATGGTCAAAGAAGCGTACTATGGATATGGGAAATAATTATAGACTTTCTTGTTGAGTATATTGAAGATGACATTTAAGAAGTACCTGCATgctcaaaaaaattgatagCTAACATTAGTGCGACACACATGCTATACAAAGAAATACATAATCACCACCTCTGAACCGAAAAGCcctggaaaaggaaagaaaaataaaactccagAGCCCCATTAACTTATTCTGTAAATGTACGCAAAAATAGCTTGCAGTCTGTATTTAAAAAGACCCCTTGCAATCTAACATATTTTTCATGATAAAGAGCTTGAGCATTAGTGATATTCTGTCAAATGGGTCCTCAGTGacaaattcaatcaactaattCCAAACTAGTTGTCACTATTCTTCAGATTCTTACATCTAAAATGGGCATCAGCAATGGACCTTTTGGTCTAATGGTATTTAGAAAGCCCCATATTCCCAATTCCGTttgttaaaggaaaaaaatgtccAAATGGCAAAACAAACACACACCGACACACGTACATTACATGCTATGATAGCTTACcacatgaagaaaaagaaaccggTGACCAACGCAGGAAATCTCTCAGCAAAGCTCTTAGAAGGCTTCGCATACCTGCACTTTCAGATAAGTAGGTCAAACAAACGCAGACCCACCCCAAGTTAAAAAATTGCGTTTGGTTGCTTAGAAAACCCGTGTAAAAAAAGGAAACTTCTTtatgtttctttcttctattcCATTTTCTCAGCATCCAAACGGATAGTGAAGAATTTTCactaatgaaaaataaaaaaggagagTGATGAATTTGACCCATCGGCATCCGCGGCTGCAGCTTCCACAACCGGAAATTCAATAGAGCCTCGACGCCTCAGCAGCTCGCTCCAACCGGAAAACCTCAAGGTTTTGCCTGATAATTCAACACGTGTGGGAGGTCC encodes:
- the LOC121254080 gene encoding triose phosphate/phosphate translocator, chloroplastic-like; translated protein: MMASITNSFQSSIQTTRLSSLYLSPNRVATNPFVLKTRSLTSKTTCLAFSPLPENRGPPTRVELSGKTLRFSGWSELLRRRGSIEFPVVEAAAADADGYAKPSKSFAERFPALVTGFFFFMWYFLNVIFNILNKKVYNYFPYPYFVSVVHLLVGVVYCLVSWAVGLPKRAPIDKDLLAVLTPVAFCHALGHVMSNVSFAAVAVSFTHTIKALEPFFNAAASQFVLGHQIPLSLWLSLAPVVIGVSMASLTELSFNWTGFISAMISNIAFTYRSIYSKKAMTGMDSTNVYAYISIIALLVCIPPAVLIEGPQLMQHGFRDAIAKVGLYKFLSDLFWIGMFYHLYNQLATNTLERVAPLTHAVGNVLKRVFVIGFSIVVFGNRISTQTGIGTAVAIAGVAIYSLIKANLEEEKRKAAATSKS